The following proteins come from a genomic window of Acinonyx jubatus isolate Ajub_Pintada_27869175 chromosome C1, VMU_Ajub_asm_v1.0, whole genome shotgun sequence:
- the DNASE2B gene encoding deoxyribonuclease-2-beta isoform X4, translating into MPQLCSRSSSSEIPDRHLTALQSARGQKFLHFAKSGSFLDDIFAAWMAQRLKTHLLTETWQRKRQELPSNCSLPYHVYNVKAIKISGHSYFSSYQDHAKWCVSQKRTKNRWTCIGDLNRSPYQAFRNGGFICTQNQHIYHAFQGLVLYYENCN; encoded by the exons ATGCCCCAGCTGTGCTCCAGATCCAGCTCATCAGAGATCCCTGACCGGCACCTCACTGCACTTCAGTCAGCCCGGGGCCAAAAATTCCTCCATTTTGCAAAGTCTGGTTCTTTTCTTGACG ACATCTTTgcagcctggatggctcaacgGTTGAAGACGCATTTGCTAACAGAAACCTGGCAGCGAAAGAGACAAGAGCTTCCTTCAAACTGCTCCCTTCCTTACCATGTCTACAATGTCAAAGCAATTAAGATATCTGGGCACTCTTATTTCAGTTCTTACCAGGATCATGCCAAATGGTGTGTTTCCCAAAAGAGGACCAAAAATCGCTGGACCTGCATTGGAGACCTAAATCGGAGCCCATACCAAGCCTTCAGAAATGGAGGATTCATTTGTACCCAGAATCAGCATATTTACCATGCATTTCAAGGATTGGTTTTGTATTATGAGAACTGTAACTAA